gaataaTCCTTTGATTATTTCCTGATATTGAAAGAACAAAGAGTTTAACAACTAATGAGTTTTAAAGTAATCCAGAGTCATTTTATCCTTCAGCTTCAATCATGGCTTTTGCAGCATCGATAAGAGCTGGTCTGAATTCGGCGGTAGCTCGGCCTAAAACAGTGTAACCTTCCTTGTCTTCTGCATCTACATCTGCACCATGTCTTATAAGCAGGAACGCAACCTGATCCATGGAAACACAAAGAGAAGCTCAAAATTGTTAGGAAACTTTCAACTTGAGAGACTGCTTTTTAAGGTAGATTAGCTCGAAAATTACCTGTTTGTCATCGCAGATGACTGAATGCATGAGTGCAGTTTGGCCCATTTTGTCCGTGGCGTCGATCTCTGCTCCTTCTTCAATAAGAAACTCACAAATTTCTAACTTCCCCACGCTTGCTGCCCTGTGAAGCGGAGTGCAACCAACCTGAAAGTCACAAAAAGAGTTTCTGTGTTAACACAAGTAAATGATCCACAAACAGCAAGGCATTAAGAAGCTACAAAACCTTGTCTGTGATGTTAATCTTTGCACCGTGTGTTAATAAAAGCTGAGCAATCTCCAACCAGCCTTTGCTAGCAGCATAGTGAAGGGCAGTGCGACCACCATTGTTTTTGGCATTAACATCAGCACCTAAACAACACATAAGAGATCGTCATCCAATGTATCCATCTTCTCATAACGGAATCTTAATTTCTAATACATGTAATGAATTCAAACAAGAGCTAATCACTGTAAGAACTAACTAACACACAAAAAGTCCACTTCACAACAGGAACTTATATGCTCAATCCCATGGAGAATTCTTAGATAAAATTATTCAGGAACTTTAGAATATACTGAGAAAGATGACAGCTTTATGAtaccaaatcaatttttaccCCTTTAAACAACAGTAAGGCTTATGTTACATACCTCTGGCCAAAAGCACCTCAACGAGCTCAGCATTACCGATGCTAGCAGCGGAATGCAAAGGAGCCCACCCTTCATCATCCTTGCTATTGATTACAGTCTTTGCGTCATCTGAACTTGATAGCAACTTAACTATCTGCAAATCCCACATCcataaaacattttaacatCTATACGGTTCCTAGAACCCACTGATCTGAAGAACCCAATTAGCTAACAAACAACACAGATTCATGTGGTTTTCAAAGCCAGACTCAAAAGAGGTTTCTCATCAGTTAAACAAAACCAGATTATGCAGCTAATATAACATAACTTAACTACTTACAGACTCCACATTCATAAGCATTCAAAGACAAAACCCAATCTTTACAAGAAAACTCACAACAAGGCAAAAATTCTTGCGAATTACAGAGCCAGATATGAAAACAAGAGCCAAAGTTTCCTCATCAGTTAAACAACCTAAACGATGCAGCTATAGTAATTTAAGAAGCTAAGCTTCTATCTATCCATAGATTAGTACTTAAAGACTACTCGGATTCTATAAACTTAGAGGGAGGAGAAAGGAACAAACTTGAGAATGGCCAAAGGAAGATGCGACATGAAGGAGAGAGCGACCGTCTTCGTTTCTGAAATTGAGAGAGTTGGCGAGCTGTTGTGGAGATAAAGACATGAACAAGGATGAATCACCCCATTCGGCTGCTTTGAATAGCTCTTCGTCTCTGATCTTCTGCTTCGACTCTGGTTGCTTCGGAGCATCGATTTCCATTGTCGTTCAAACTTTTTTTCCAAGTTAGAAATTATACACAGCGACCGGACCTAAAGgatgattataaatttaacaactGAATAAGTAATAATTATTGCTCATAAGTTCTCGTAGTGGGGTCGTTATTGGCccttttacacattttttttttttcgtcaagtAGAATAATTATTGCTTTAACAAACAACTAGGAGAGTTACCCGCATGaactgaatagaaaaaaaaaactaatttatttttttaaaatgttgaatcaaatttatttttatattttaaaattaatttttaatttttattatattttaaaaacccgGTCCGATCCGGGTTGCGAACCGGACTAGCTCTCGGCTCATCGGGTCAACCGGGTTCGACTACGGGTCAACtgagtaaaatatgtttaatgcatttatataaaataaacattttaaaaaaatattggaaaaagaATATCATGTTTAACAAAGTAtgaagtttaataataataataaatgattaaaacttttaaattcaaataaaaaaataaaaaaacactaataaatCATCTCCAAAATCAATCAACTGTTCTTACGCAAAGCATGAGAGATGAcaaagaagttgaaaaaaacATGTGTGTCGTGAGTCATGTGTGTTGCCGtctaagttataaaaaaataaaaagttttttaaataattaaaattgtgaattcttatatttttttcaaaaatcaagtagatttttttgaaccGCTAACCAGCCGGTTCAACCGGTTCACCGGGTCGCGGGTTAATAGcgggttttttgggttttaccGGTTTTATTACTACCGGTTATTAGCACTATACCTAAACCGGTAAAGTCTCCGTGTCACGGGTTAACCGGTTGGACTGGCCGGTCCGGGCCGGGcgtgaaaacattgattcaaacataaattcttttttgtaagtttcgtattaaataattttttttcactttttaaaataagaaaatgaatagttaataaaatgtttatagtattactctacatatgcaaaatataaattgaaaatttaaagtccatttttaaagtttaattgaaatttaaagtCCATTTTCAAAGTTTAAGCCCAAATTGActgtaacaaaattttaaatgagccaaatacaattgttacggtcaattttaattaccgtaaaataatttgtgataatataatatgtaatttggTTTAgaccattaaaataatattttaagcaacCCATAAATGTACTTTCGTTTAGACCATTGTATTTGGTATtacaaacattcaaaattatactaaagtttttgcatatacaaaaaagTTCATTAAGTCACCGTATCTTCATTTCTGAGTCCATTCTTTATGACTGATTCCAGCAAACTCATACCTGTAAATATAGAAAGTGTATGAAACAAAAGtattttaacatcatacataatcatatataaagtgtataaagttgtttttacataatcaaatcttacATAGCCTGGTATATACAAGTGTACTACATTCAACATGATCGAAAGAAAACGTCGACGGCTAGGGTTTTGGGAGAGGGGGCGCAAGAGGCGACTATGATGGATGTCAGAGAGAGGGAGCGACCGCTGGGGGACCCTCCAAATGGAAGGGGTTCGTGGGTGCAGAAGGTGGTTGGCTCGAGTGCTGGTGAGATGTTGAGACCGGAGTCAGTTTTGGCGGACGATTTTGTTGCTGCTCGTATGGGGCTGGAGTTCCCCAATGGGGAAGAAAGGGAGCCGGTGGTTACTATAGGGGCAGAGGTGCTACAAGCGATGAATGGTCTGTGGAAAAGCATATCGCGGGAGATTCACAAATCGTGTTTGGAGCGAACTTGAATAACTCAAAAGGGGGGCCATCTTCTAATCGGGCCGAGATTGTTAAGCCCAAAGAGAAGAAGGGTGATAAGACTAAAACCGGGCCTAATAATAGGCCCACTagagtgatgttcatatattttgccATGTTTTCcattaatatattcacatcttttgcatcttttgctatccattttgaccattattgcatagctttaggactgttcttgcattagagtttagttgcattgcatttgcatcttttcatgcataaacaggtgattttggagcttaaggagcatggaggcaatgctgaggagaagtgaagcaatcatgaggagaaagcaagagagctaaagctgaagaaccaaggtccggagtccaactcgactgcccactcgaccagacactcgaccgtgtgctgagagggactcgaccgagtgggaggagcacaagaggagcaaactcgaccggtcactcgaccgagcaccatgt
The Camelina sativa cultivar DH55 chromosome 6, Cs, whole genome shotgun sequence genome window above contains:
- the LOC104790108 gene encoding 26S proteasome non-ATPase regulatory subunit 10-like, producing MEIDAPKQPESKQKIRDEELFKAAEWGDSSLFMSLSPQQLANSLNFRNEDGRSLLHVASSFGHSQIVKLLSSSDDAKTVINSKDDEGWAPLHSAASIGNAELVEVLLARGADVNAKNNGGRTALHYAASKGWLEIAQLLLTHGAKINITDKVGCTPLHRAASVGKLEICEFLIEEGAEIDATDKMGQTALMHSVICDDKQVAFLLIRHGADVDAEDKEGYTVLGRATAEFRPALIDAAKAMIEAEG